The Pseudoliparis swirei isolate HS2019 ecotype Mariana Trench chromosome 16, NWPU_hadal_v1, whole genome shotgun sequence genome includes a window with the following:
- the myom1b gene encoding myomesin-1 isoform X1 — translation MAGSIPFYQKNHRHYDRSYRSKETESKLSRYQTSSRHTAGSHTSSTTSRSGGLKVTSYSELEASRLSPVPKRVKPTYLAVDKENQIIGYVVPIFRGSQDFSDTGETRVRDTAAYMARRDMFTSGMEMERSEQTSRREAMRDSAERISLNKRIYEHGEHFKHMNEDSLMHAPEFVIKPRSHTVWEKQCVRLHCTLSGWPDPRVVWYKNNVPIDSLSNAGKYKLESRYSVHSLEINRCDFDDTAQYRVSAMNSKGELSAFASVIVKRFKGEMDESLPSPRRASRPTEDGPVSEYGINFQTHIVDKFGVSFGREGETMSLGCTVIIYPTLHRYQPEIQWYRDDVLLSASKWNHMSWSGDRATLTFTHLNKEDEGLYTLRVITKSGYENYSAYVFVRDAEAEVESAPGAPLDVRCLDANKDYIIVTWKQPAVDGGDSILGYFVDRCEVGTTHWFQCNETPVKFARFPVTGLVEGRSYMFRVRAVNQSGMSRPSRVSEPVAAMDPADRGRMRGTSAPWTGQIFVTEEEPAEGIVPGRPLELQVTEATKNYVVLSWNPPGEKGLEGVMYYVEKCVSGTDSWQRVNTEIPVKSPRFALFDLAEGKSYSFRVRCCNSAGVGEPSDPTEATTVDDKLDIPSAPSKVVPTRNTDTSVVVSWEASKEAKELVGYYIEGSVVDSNVWEPCNNKPVNVTRFICHGLTTGEKYIFRVRAVNAAGLSQFSPESEPVEVKAAIGGGIPHAAPAPPFGITVLECVCDSMVLAWKQPSFIGGADITGYFVDYREVVGGVAGKWHEANIRAISDRAYRVCDLKENKKYQFQVRAANMAGVGIPSLASDTFLCEEWTIAVPGPPHDLQIREVRSGSLVLLWKPPVYQGRDPVNGFYVDIKEADAPEEAWRGINNKATGKTFIKIEKLTEGETFVFRVRAQNQAGVGQTSAVTEPVVALTKAGTKDIVVDVDDDGVISMNFECCDVTPDSKFVWSKNYEDIADPSRLTLETKGNKSKAVFNTPEEEDVGIYSCLVTHTDGASSSYSLSEEELKRLLEVSHDHKFPIIPLKSELAVELLEKGKVRFWLQADKMTANGKVDYIFNDNALSPGDKYKMNFDKNTGVIELIMDSLTPADEGTFTFQLQDGKATNQSSLVLIGDVFKELQKESEFQMKEWVRKQGPHFIEYLGYEVTQECCVILKCKVGNMKKETSALWYKDGHQIKADESLGFTEGVLKLEIAQISKKDSGVYEVVLKDDRGKDTSTLNLTDQGFKDLMNEVFSFIANSSTPLKITSTDEGVRLYTFVNYYNDLLQVTWHYKDSAVSFSDRIKSGVVGEQLWLQITEPTEKDTGKYAIEFNDGKGGLRRTVELSGQAFDDAFAEFKRLQAAAISERGRARVAGGLPDVVTIQEGKALNLTCNISGDPLPEVTWLKNDREITSDDHCILKFASGKFASFTITAVNSSDSGKYSILVKNKYGTESGDFTLEIIDETPDLGVTSYSTDADGNVVFGPNTPKEKRKTTVTGTTTRKGKEAATETLLVEKVEDKDREKVAVEPEASDPEQTKDGEEETADQSEASEQQSSLDQ, via the exons ATGGCGGGATCTATACCGTTCTATCAGAAGAACCATCGCCACTATGACCGCAGCTACCGTAGCAAGGAGACGGAGTCTAAACTGAGCCGGTACCAGACCAGCAGCAGACACACTGCTGGCAGCCACacctccagcaccaccagcaggaGCGGGGG ACTTAAAGTGACTTCATATTCTGAGCTGGAAGCGAGCCGACTAAGCCCCGTTCCCAAGAGAGTCAAGCCAACTTACTTGGCTGTGGATAAAGAGAACCAAATCATCGGCTATGTAGTGCCTATCTTCAGGGGCAG TCAAGACTTTTCGGACACAGGGGAAACGAGGGTGAGGGACACTGCTGCATACATGGCCCGCAGGGATATGTTCACCAGTGGCATGGAGATGGAGAGGTCAGAGCAGACCTCCAGGAGGGAGGCCATGCGCGACTCGGCTGAACGCATCTCTCTGAATAAAAGG atCTATGAACACGGGGAACACTTCAAGCATATGAACGAAGACAGCCTGATGCACGCCCCGGAGTTTGTGATCAAACCGCGCTCCCACACCGTGTGGGAGAAGCAGTGTGTGCGGCTGCATTGCACTCTCAGCGGCTGGCCTGACCCCCGGGTCGTCTG GTACAAAAACAATGTGCCAATTGATTCTCTTTCCAATGCTGGCAAGTATAAACTTGAGAGCAGATACAGCGTGCACTCACTGGAGATTAACAG ATGTGATTTTGATGACACGGCGCAGTATCGTGTCTCCGCCATGAACTCCAAGGGAGAGCTGTCTGCATTTGCCTCCGTCATTGTCAAGA GGTTCAAAGGTGAAATGGATGAGTCCTTGCCATCACCCAGAC GTGCCAGTAGGCCTACTGAAG ATGGCCCAGTATCCGAATATGGCATCAACTTCCAGACTCACATTGTTGATAAGTTTGGTGTGTCGTTTGGAAGAGAGGGTGAGACCATGAGTCTGGGATGCACGGTCATCATTTACCCAACCCTGCACCGCTACCAGCCCGAGATCCAGTGGTACAGAGATG ATGTTCTGCTGTCTGCCTCTAAATGGAACCACATGAGCTGGAGTGGAGACCGAGCCACGCTGACCTTCACACACCTCAACAAGGAGGACGAGGGGCTCTACACCCTGCGTGTCATCACCAAGTCCGGATATGAAAACTACTCAGCCTACGTCTTTGTCAGAG ATGCTGAAGCTGAGGTTGAGAGCGCTCCGGGGGCCCCTCTGGACGTGCGCTGCCTGGATGCCAACAAGGATTACATCATCGTCACCTGGAAGCAGCCGGCGGTCGATGGTGGCGACTCCATCTTGGGCTACTTTGTGGACAG ATGTGAGGTCGGAACCACCCACTGGTTCCAGTGCAATGAGACTCCAGTTAAATTTGCCCGTTTCCCCGTCACCGGCCTGGTGGAGGGCCGCTCCTATATGTTTCGCGTGCGTGCCGTCAACCAGAGCGGCATGAGCCGCCCGTCCCGAGTCTCTGAGCCGGTGGCTGCCATGGACCCGGCTGACCGCGGCCGCATGAGAG GTACCTCTGCTCCGTGGACCGGCCAAATCTTTGTCACAGAGGAGGAGCCTGCAG AGGGCATTGTTCCTGGCCGGCCTCTTGAGCTGCAGGTGACAGAAGCGACCAAGAACTATGTGGTGCTGAGCTGGAATCCACCCGGAGAGAAAGGCCTTGAGGGAGTCATGTACTATGTGGAGAAG TGTGTCTCGGGCACAGACAGCTGGCAGAGGGTGAACACAGAGATCCCCGTCAAGTCTCCTCGCTTTGCGCTGTTTGACCTCGCCGAGGGGAAATCCTACAGCTTCCGCGTCCGCTGCTGCAACTCTGCCGGCGTGGGCGAGCCCTCCGACCCGACCGAGGCCACCACTGTTGACGACAAGCTCG ACATCCCGTCCGCCCCGAGTAAAGTGGTGCCCACCAGAAACACGGACACGTCGGTCGTCGTGTCTTGGGAAGCGTCCAAGGAGGCCAAGGAGTTGGTGGGATACTACATCGAGGGGAGCGTTGTGGATAGCAACGTGTGGGAGCCGTGCAACAACAAACCAGTCAACGTCACCAG GTTCATCTGCCACGGTCTGACGACGGGAGAGAAATACATATTCAGGGTGAGGGCAGTGAACGCAGCAGGGCTCAGCCAGTTCTCCCCAGAGTCTGAGCCTGTGGAGGTGAAGGCTGCTATTG GGGGCGGCATCCCTCATG CCGCCCCTGCTCCACCCTTTGGCATCACCGtcctggagtgtgtgtgcgactCCATGGTGCTGGCCTGGAAACAGCCGAGCTTCATCGGCGGCGCCGACATCACCGGCTACTTCGTGGACTATCGGGAGGTCGTCGGCGGCGTGGCGGGGAAGTGGCACGAGGCCAACATCAGGGCCATCAGCGACAGGGCGTACAGG GTGTGCGAcctgaaggagaacaagaagtaCCAGTTCCAGGTGCGGGCGGCCAACATGGCAGGTGTCGGCATCCCCTCGCTGGCCAGTGACACTTTCCTGTGCGAGGAGTGGACCATCGCCGTGCCCG GACCTCCTCACGACCTGCAGATAAGAGAGGTGCGCAGTGGCTCTCTGGTGTTGCTATGGAAACCACCTGTGTACCAGGGCCGCGATCCGGTCAACGGTTTCTACGTCGACATCAAGGAAGCGGACGCCCCGGAGGAGGCGTGGAGAGGAATCAACAACAAGGCCACGGGGAAGACCTTCATCAAG aTCGAGAAGCTGACTGAAGGAGAGACGTTTGTGTTCCGCGTGCGCGCTCAGAACCAAGCCGGCGTTGGACAAACCTCCGCCGTGACGGAGCCGGTCGTCGCGCTCACCAAAGCAG GCACCAAGGACATCGTCGTGGACGTCGACGACGACGGCGTCATCTCCATGAACTTTGAGTGCTGTGACGTGACGCCCGACTCCAAGTTTGTGTGGTCCAAGAATTACGAGGACATCGCAGACCCATCCCGCCTGACACTGGAGACCAAGGGGAACAA ATCCAAAGCCGTTTTCAACACTCCCGAGGAGGAAGACGTTGGTATTTACTCATGTCTCGTCACCCACACCGATGGTGCTTCATCCAGCTACAGTCTCTCAGAAGAAG AGTTGAAGAGGCTGCTGGAGGTCAGCCATGACCACAAATTCCCCA TTATTCCCCTGAAGTCAGAGTTGGCGGTGGAGCTACTGGAGAAGGGCAAAGTTCGCTTCTGGCTGCAGGCGGACAAGATGACGGCTAACGGCAAAGTCGACTACATCTTCAATGACAACGCTCTCTCTCCCGGGGAT AAATACAAGATGAACTTTGACAAGAACACCGGCGTGATTGAGCTGATCATGGACTCTCTGACTCCGGCAGATGAGGGCACCTTCACCTTCCAGCTGCAGGATGGGAAAGCGACCAACCAGTCCAGCTTGGTGCTGATAGGAGACG TGTTCAAGGAGCTGCAGAAGGAATCAGAGTTCCAGATGAAAGAATGGGTCAGAAAGCAAG GTCCTCACTTTATCGAGTATTTGGGTTACGAGGTGACTCAAGAGTGCTGCGTGATACTGAAGTGCAAG GTCGGAAACATGAAGAAGGAAACCTCGGCGCTGTGGTACAAAGACGGACACCAGATCAAAGCAGACGAGAGCCTCGGCTTCACCGAGGGAGTCCTGAAACTGGAAATTGCTCAG ATTTCCAAGAAGGACTCCGGTGTGTATGAGGTCGTCCTGAAGGACGACAGAGGGAAGGACACTTCCACGTTAAATCTGACAGATCAAG GTTTCAAGGACTTGATGAATGAAGTTTTCAGCTTTATCG CCAATTCCTCCACTCCGCTGAAGATCACGAGCACAGATGAGGGCGTCCGACTCTACACCTTCGTCAACTACTACAACGATTTGCTCCAAGTGACGTGGCACTATAA ggaTTCGGCCGTCTCCTTCTCCGACCGCATAAAGAGCGGCGTGGTGGGCGAGCAGCTGTGGCTGCAGATCACGGAGCCCACAGAGAAAGACACGGGCAAATACGCCATCGAGTTCAACGACGGAAAGGGCGGCCTGAGGAGGACTGTGGAGCTGTCTGGTCAAG CATTCGACGATGCTTTTGCAGAGTTCAAGAGACTGCA AGCTGCTGCTATTTCCGAGAGAG GCCGTGCTCGAGTAGCAGGAGGCCTGCCTGATGTGGTCACCATACAGGAGGGCAAG GCTCTCAATCTCACCTGCAACATCTCGGGCGACCCTTTGCCAGAGGTCACCTGGCTGAAGAACGACAGGGAGATCACGTCCGACGACCACTGCATCCTGAAGTTCGCCTCAGGCAAGTTCGCCAGCTTCACCATCACCGCCGTGAACTCGTCGGACTCCGGCAAGTACAGCATCCTGGTGAAGAACAAGTACGGCACAGAGAGCGGGGACTTCACT CTGGAGATTATAGACGAGACGCCTGACTTGGGGGTGACGTCATACTCGACTGATGCAGACGGAAATGTGGTGTTTGGACCCAACACcccaaaagaaaagaggaaaaccaCAGTCACTGGAACGACAACGCGGAAGGGGAAGG AAGCTGCAACTGAGACTCTTCTGGTGGAAAAGGTTGAAGACAAAGATCGGGAGAAGGTGGCAGTTGAACCCGAAGCTTCAGATCCAGAGCAAAcaaaagatggagaagaagaaactgcTGACCAATCAGAAGCGTCCGAGCAGCAGAGCAGCCTGGACCAGTAG
- the myom1b gene encoding myomesin-1 isoform X5, with the protein MAGSIPFYQKNHRHYDRSYRSKETESKLSRYQTSSRHTAGSHTSSTTSRSGGLKVTSYSELEASRLSPVPKRVKPTYLAVDKENQIIGYVVPIFRGSQDFSDTGETRVRDTAAYMARRDMFTSGMEMERSEQTSRREAMRDSAERISLNKRIYEHGEHFKHMNEDSLMHAPEFVIKPRSHTVWEKQCVRLHCTLSGWPDPRVVWYKNNVPIDSLSNAGKYKLESRYSVHSLEINRCDFDDTAQYRVSAMNSKGELSAFASVIVKRFKGEMDESLPSPRRASRPTEDGPVSEYGINFQTHIVDKFGVSFGREGETMSLGCTVIIYPTLHRYQPEIQWYRDDVLLSASKWNHMSWSGDRATLTFTHLNKEDEGLYTLRVITKSGYENYSAYVFVRDAEAEVESAPGAPLDVRCLDANKDYIIVTWKQPAVDGGDSILGYFVDRCEVGTTHWFQCNETPVKFARFPVTGLVEGRSYMFRVRAVNQSGMSRPSRVSEPVAAMDPADRGRMRGTSAPWTGQIFVTEEEPAEGIVPGRPLELQVTEATKNYVVLSWNPPGEKGLEGVMYYVEKCVSGTDSWQRVNTEIPVKSPRFALFDLAEGKSYSFRVRCCNSAGVGEPSDPTEATTVDDKLDIPSAPSKVVPTRNTDTSVVVSWEASKEAKELVGYYIEGSVVDSNVWEPCNNKPVNVTRFICHGLTTGEKYIFRVRAVNAAGLSQFSPESEPVEVKAAIAAPAPPFGITVLECVCDSMVLAWKQPSFIGGADITGYFVDYREVVGGVAGKWHEANIRAISDRAYRVCDLKENKKYQFQVRAANMAGVGIPSLASDTFLCEEWTIAVPGPPHDLQIREVRSGSLVLLWKPPVYQGRDPVNGFYVDIKEADAPEEAWRGINNKATGKTFIKIEKLTEGETFVFRVRAQNQAGVGQTSAVTEPVVALTKAGTKDIVVDVDDDGVISMNFECCDVTPDSKFVWSKNYEDIADPSRLTLETKGNKSKAVFNTPEEEDVGIYSCLVTHTDGASSSYSLSEEELKRLLEVSHDHKFPIIPLKSELAVELLEKGKVRFWLQADKMTANGKVDYIFNDNALSPGDKYKMNFDKNTGVIELIMDSLTPADEGTFTFQLQDGKATNQSSLVLIGDVFKELQKESEFQMKEWVRKQGPHFIEYLGYEVTQECCVILKCKVGNMKKETSALWYKDGHQIKADESLGFTEGVLKLEIAQISKKDSGVYEVVLKDDRGKDTSTLNLTDQGFKDLMNEVFSFIANSSTPLKITSTDEGVRLYTFVNYYNDLLQVTWHYKDSAVSFSDRIKSGVVGEQLWLQITEPTEKDTGKYAIEFNDGKGGLRRTVELSGQAFDDAFAEFKRLQAAAISERGRARVAGGLPDVVTIQEGKALNLTCNISGDPLPEVTWLKNDREITSDDHCILKFASGKFASFTITAVNSSDSGKYSILVKNKYGTESGDFTVSAFVGEDAGGKKK; encoded by the exons ATGGCGGGATCTATACCGTTCTATCAGAAGAACCATCGCCACTATGACCGCAGCTACCGTAGCAAGGAGACGGAGTCTAAACTGAGCCGGTACCAGACCAGCAGCAGACACACTGCTGGCAGCCACacctccagcaccaccagcaggaGCGGGGG ACTTAAAGTGACTTCATATTCTGAGCTGGAAGCGAGCCGACTAAGCCCCGTTCCCAAGAGAGTCAAGCCAACTTACTTGGCTGTGGATAAAGAGAACCAAATCATCGGCTATGTAGTGCCTATCTTCAGGGGCAG TCAAGACTTTTCGGACACAGGGGAAACGAGGGTGAGGGACACTGCTGCATACATGGCCCGCAGGGATATGTTCACCAGTGGCATGGAGATGGAGAGGTCAGAGCAGACCTCCAGGAGGGAGGCCATGCGCGACTCGGCTGAACGCATCTCTCTGAATAAAAGG atCTATGAACACGGGGAACACTTCAAGCATATGAACGAAGACAGCCTGATGCACGCCCCGGAGTTTGTGATCAAACCGCGCTCCCACACCGTGTGGGAGAAGCAGTGTGTGCGGCTGCATTGCACTCTCAGCGGCTGGCCTGACCCCCGGGTCGTCTG GTACAAAAACAATGTGCCAATTGATTCTCTTTCCAATGCTGGCAAGTATAAACTTGAGAGCAGATACAGCGTGCACTCACTGGAGATTAACAG ATGTGATTTTGATGACACGGCGCAGTATCGTGTCTCCGCCATGAACTCCAAGGGAGAGCTGTCTGCATTTGCCTCCGTCATTGTCAAGA GGTTCAAAGGTGAAATGGATGAGTCCTTGCCATCACCCAGAC GTGCCAGTAGGCCTACTGAAG ATGGCCCAGTATCCGAATATGGCATCAACTTCCAGACTCACATTGTTGATAAGTTTGGTGTGTCGTTTGGAAGAGAGGGTGAGACCATGAGTCTGGGATGCACGGTCATCATTTACCCAACCCTGCACCGCTACCAGCCCGAGATCCAGTGGTACAGAGATG ATGTTCTGCTGTCTGCCTCTAAATGGAACCACATGAGCTGGAGTGGAGACCGAGCCACGCTGACCTTCACACACCTCAACAAGGAGGACGAGGGGCTCTACACCCTGCGTGTCATCACCAAGTCCGGATATGAAAACTACTCAGCCTACGTCTTTGTCAGAG ATGCTGAAGCTGAGGTTGAGAGCGCTCCGGGGGCCCCTCTGGACGTGCGCTGCCTGGATGCCAACAAGGATTACATCATCGTCACCTGGAAGCAGCCGGCGGTCGATGGTGGCGACTCCATCTTGGGCTACTTTGTGGACAG ATGTGAGGTCGGAACCACCCACTGGTTCCAGTGCAATGAGACTCCAGTTAAATTTGCCCGTTTCCCCGTCACCGGCCTGGTGGAGGGCCGCTCCTATATGTTTCGCGTGCGTGCCGTCAACCAGAGCGGCATGAGCCGCCCGTCCCGAGTCTCTGAGCCGGTGGCTGCCATGGACCCGGCTGACCGCGGCCGCATGAGAG GTACCTCTGCTCCGTGGACCGGCCAAATCTTTGTCACAGAGGAGGAGCCTGCAG AGGGCATTGTTCCTGGCCGGCCTCTTGAGCTGCAGGTGACAGAAGCGACCAAGAACTATGTGGTGCTGAGCTGGAATCCACCCGGAGAGAAAGGCCTTGAGGGAGTCATGTACTATGTGGAGAAG TGTGTCTCGGGCACAGACAGCTGGCAGAGGGTGAACACAGAGATCCCCGTCAAGTCTCCTCGCTTTGCGCTGTTTGACCTCGCCGAGGGGAAATCCTACAGCTTCCGCGTCCGCTGCTGCAACTCTGCCGGCGTGGGCGAGCCCTCCGACCCGACCGAGGCCACCACTGTTGACGACAAGCTCG ACATCCCGTCCGCCCCGAGTAAAGTGGTGCCCACCAGAAACACGGACACGTCGGTCGTCGTGTCTTGGGAAGCGTCCAAGGAGGCCAAGGAGTTGGTGGGATACTACATCGAGGGGAGCGTTGTGGATAGCAACGTGTGGGAGCCGTGCAACAACAAACCAGTCAACGTCACCAG GTTCATCTGCCACGGTCTGACGACGGGAGAGAAATACATATTCAGGGTGAGGGCAGTGAACGCAGCAGGGCTCAGCCAGTTCTCCCCAGAGTCTGAGCCTGTGGAGGTGAAGGCTGCTATTG CCGCCCCTGCTCCACCCTTTGGCATCACCGtcctggagtgtgtgtgcgactCCATGGTGCTGGCCTGGAAACAGCCGAGCTTCATCGGCGGCGCCGACATCACCGGCTACTTCGTGGACTATCGGGAGGTCGTCGGCGGCGTGGCGGGGAAGTGGCACGAGGCCAACATCAGGGCCATCAGCGACAGGGCGTACAGG GTGTGCGAcctgaaggagaacaagaagtaCCAGTTCCAGGTGCGGGCGGCCAACATGGCAGGTGTCGGCATCCCCTCGCTGGCCAGTGACACTTTCCTGTGCGAGGAGTGGACCATCGCCGTGCCCG GACCTCCTCACGACCTGCAGATAAGAGAGGTGCGCAGTGGCTCTCTGGTGTTGCTATGGAAACCACCTGTGTACCAGGGCCGCGATCCGGTCAACGGTTTCTACGTCGACATCAAGGAAGCGGACGCCCCGGAGGAGGCGTGGAGAGGAATCAACAACAAGGCCACGGGGAAGACCTTCATCAAG aTCGAGAAGCTGACTGAAGGAGAGACGTTTGTGTTCCGCGTGCGCGCTCAGAACCAAGCCGGCGTTGGACAAACCTCCGCCGTGACGGAGCCGGTCGTCGCGCTCACCAAAGCAG GCACCAAGGACATCGTCGTGGACGTCGACGACGACGGCGTCATCTCCATGAACTTTGAGTGCTGTGACGTGACGCCCGACTCCAAGTTTGTGTGGTCCAAGAATTACGAGGACATCGCAGACCCATCCCGCCTGACACTGGAGACCAAGGGGAACAA ATCCAAAGCCGTTTTCAACACTCCCGAGGAGGAAGACGTTGGTATTTACTCATGTCTCGTCACCCACACCGATGGTGCTTCATCCAGCTACAGTCTCTCAGAAGAAG AGTTGAAGAGGCTGCTGGAGGTCAGCCATGACCACAAATTCCCCA TTATTCCCCTGAAGTCAGAGTTGGCGGTGGAGCTACTGGAGAAGGGCAAAGTTCGCTTCTGGCTGCAGGCGGACAAGATGACGGCTAACGGCAAAGTCGACTACATCTTCAATGACAACGCTCTCTCTCCCGGGGAT AAATACAAGATGAACTTTGACAAGAACACCGGCGTGATTGAGCTGATCATGGACTCTCTGACTCCGGCAGATGAGGGCACCTTCACCTTCCAGCTGCAGGATGGGAAAGCGACCAACCAGTCCAGCTTGGTGCTGATAGGAGACG TGTTCAAGGAGCTGCAGAAGGAATCAGAGTTCCAGATGAAAGAATGGGTCAGAAAGCAAG GTCCTCACTTTATCGAGTATTTGGGTTACGAGGTGACTCAAGAGTGCTGCGTGATACTGAAGTGCAAG GTCGGAAACATGAAGAAGGAAACCTCGGCGCTGTGGTACAAAGACGGACACCAGATCAAAGCAGACGAGAGCCTCGGCTTCACCGAGGGAGTCCTGAAACTGGAAATTGCTCAG ATTTCCAAGAAGGACTCCGGTGTGTATGAGGTCGTCCTGAAGGACGACAGAGGGAAGGACACTTCCACGTTAAATCTGACAGATCAAG GTTTCAAGGACTTGATGAATGAAGTTTTCAGCTTTATCG CCAATTCCTCCACTCCGCTGAAGATCACGAGCACAGATGAGGGCGTCCGACTCTACACCTTCGTCAACTACTACAACGATTTGCTCCAAGTGACGTGGCACTATAA ggaTTCGGCCGTCTCCTTCTCCGACCGCATAAAGAGCGGCGTGGTGGGCGAGCAGCTGTGGCTGCAGATCACGGAGCCCACAGAGAAAGACACGGGCAAATACGCCATCGAGTTCAACGACGGAAAGGGCGGCCTGAGGAGGACTGTGGAGCTGTCTGGTCAAG CATTCGACGATGCTTTTGCAGAGTTCAAGAGACTGCA AGCTGCTGCTATTTCCGAGAGAG GCCGTGCTCGAGTAGCAGGAGGCCTGCCTGATGTGGTCACCATACAGGAGGGCAAG GCTCTCAATCTCACCTGCAACATCTCGGGCGACCCTTTGCCAGAGGTCACCTGGCTGAAGAACGACAGGGAGATCACGTCCGACGACCACTGCATCCTGAAGTTCGCCTCAGGCAAGTTCGCCAGCTTCACCATCACCGCCGTGAACTCGTCGGACTCCGGCAAGTACAGCATCCTGGTGAAGAACAAGTACGGCACAGAGAGCGGGGACTTCACTGTAAGTGCCTTCGTCGGCGAAGATGCGGGCggcaagaaaaaataa